Proteins from a single region of Pseudomonas sp. BSw22131:
- a CDS encoding PepSY domain-containing protein — MKTLTAFFTASAIALSAGGVQAKDLGPDEALRLRDAGTIQSFEKLNAAALAKHANATITDTELEEQYGKYVYQVELRDAKGVEWDIEVDAVSGQVLKDHQDT; from the coding sequence ATGAAAACCCTGACCGCTTTTTTCACTGCATCCGCTATTGCCCTCTCGGCTGGTGGTGTTCAGGCCAAGGATCTAGGACCGGATGAAGCTCTGAGACTGCGTGATGCGGGTACTATTCAATCCTTCGAAAAACTCAACGCCGCTGCGCTCGCCAAGCATGCCAATGCGACAATCACCGACACCGAGCTGGAAGAGCAATACGGCAAATACGTTTATCAGGTCGAACTGCGTGATGCCAAAGGCGTTGAGTGGGATATCGAAGTGGACGCCGTATCTGGCCAGGTACTCAAGGATCATCAGGACACGTAA
- a CDS encoding patatin-like phospholipase family protein → MSAIHIKSSALTIRAGKRAMVRVRERGLSPADVGIVPGAAGGPKALGIQGLDLALFGDWLLRAPRERSLIGASIGSWRLASACLPDPVQGIIRLGELYNAQSFAKGVTMAQVTASCVRMLDNLMQGHDASVLEAPYYRLNILIVKSYGLLARDHRGSLSVGLSSVIADNLVGRQRLSRHFERLIMHDARLSPPLDPLEDFPSRCLPLATSNLRQALLASGSIPMVMQGVIDIPGAGPGTFRDGGLLDYHLDLPYRGDDIVLYPHFTDKIIPGWFDKALPWRRGNVDRLQDVILLSPSREYLETLPLGKLPDRSDFKRFLGKDKERQAYWRKAMAESKRLGDEFLELAESSRLGARLLPLI, encoded by the coding sequence ATGAGCGCCATTCACATCAAATCATCAGCACTGACGATCAGGGCCGGCAAGCGTGCCATGGTTCGAGTGCGCGAGCGTGGTTTATCACCCGCCGACGTGGGTATCGTTCCGGGTGCTGCAGGCGGCCCCAAGGCATTGGGCATTCAGGGGCTTGATCTGGCATTGTTTGGCGATTGGCTGCTAAGGGCGCCTCGCGAACGATCGCTGATTGGCGCATCAATTGGATCTTGGCGTTTGGCGAGCGCGTGCCTGCCCGATCCAGTGCAGGGGATCATACGACTGGGTGAGCTCTACAATGCGCAAAGCTTCGCCAAGGGCGTGACTATGGCGCAGGTGACCGCCAGTTGCGTGAGGATGCTTGATAATCTGATGCAAGGGCACGATGCAAGCGTGCTGGAGGCCCCGTATTACCGCTTGAACATCCTGATCGTGAAAAGCTACGGGCTGTTGGCACGCGACCATAGGGGCAGCCTTAGCGTGGGGTTGTCGTCAGTCATCGCGGATAACCTGGTGGGACGTCAGCGCTTGTCGCGGCACTTTGAACGCTTGATCATGCATGACGCGCGTCTATCCCCACCGCTCGACCCGCTTGAAGACTTCCCTTCTCGCTGCCTGCCTTTGGCTACATCCAACCTGCGACAGGCACTTCTCGCTTCAGGCTCTATCCCAATGGTGATGCAAGGGGTGATTGACATCCCCGGTGCAGGACCAGGCACATTTCGTGATGGTGGATTGCTTGATTACCATCTGGACCTGCCCTACCGAGGCGACGATATCGTCCTGTATCCGCATTTCACGGACAAGATCATTCCGGGATGGTTTGACAAGGCGCTGCCTTGGCGGCGCGGCAATGTTGATCGGCTTCAGGATGTGATTCTGCTTTCACCTTCCAGGGAGTATCTGGAAACGTTGCCACTGGGAAAGCTGCCTGACAGGAGCGATTTCAAGCGTTTTCTAGGCAAGGACAAAGAGCGCCAGGCCTACTGGCGCAAAGCGATGGCTGAGAGCAAACGCTTGGGAGATGAGTTTCTGGAGTTGGCTGAATCAAGCCGCCTTGGCGCCCGTTTGTTGCCGCTGATCTAA
- the queD gene encoding 6-carboxytetrahydropterin synthase QueD: MEIFKEFTFESAHRLPHVPEGHKCGRLHGHSFRIAIYLAGEPDPHTGWIRDFSEIKTIFKPLYERLDHNYLNDIPGLENPTSEVLVKWIWNELKPLLPELSAIRIHETCTSGCVYRGD, encoded by the coding sequence GTGGAAATATTCAAAGAGTTTACTTTCGAATCTGCTCATCGCCTCCCTCATGTACCCGAGGGGCACAAGTGCGGGCGCTTGCACGGACACTCGTTTCGCATCGCCATTTATCTTGCCGGCGAACCGGATCCTCATACTGGTTGGATCCGTGACTTTTCCGAAATCAAGACGATTTTCAAGCCGCTATATGAGCGGCTCGACCATAACTATCTGAACGATATTCCGGGGCTTGAAAACCCAACCAGCGAAGTTCTGGTGAAATGGATATGGAATGAGCTAAAGCCACTGCTGCCTGAGCTTTCGGCGATAAGGATTCACGAGACATGCACGAGTGGGTGCGTTTATCGCGGCGACTGA
- a CDS encoding response regulator transcription factor, which yields MRLLLVEDHVPLADELISALGRQGYAVDWLADGRDAVYQGASEPYDLIVLDLGLPGLPGLEVLKQWRAGGLSTPVLVLTARGSWAERIEGLKVGADDYLTKPFHPEELQLRIQALLRRARGLANHPTLQAAGLHLDEGRQTVSRDGLAIQLTSAEFRLLRYFMLHPEQILSKSHLSEHLYDGESERDSNVIEVHVNHLRRKLGKTVIETRRGQGYLFGGQVA from the coding sequence ATGCGCTTGTTACTGGTGGAAGATCATGTCCCGCTTGCCGACGAGTTGATCAGCGCACTCGGACGCCAGGGTTATGCGGTGGACTGGTTAGCCGATGGGCGGGATGCGGTTTACCAAGGCGCAAGCGAACCCTACGATCTGATCGTACTCGACTTGGGCTTGCCAGGCCTGCCAGGGCTTGAGGTGTTGAAGCAATGGCGCGCCGGAGGGCTGTCGACGCCCGTGCTGGTGCTGACCGCGCGCGGGTCCTGGGCTGAAAGAATCGAAGGTCTTAAAGTTGGCGCCGACGATTACCTCACCAAACCTTTTCATCCCGAAGAGCTCCAGTTGCGCATTCAGGCGTTGCTGCGCCGCGCTCGCGGTCTCGCCAACCACCCCACGCTCCAGGCAGCAGGCTTGCATTTGGACGAAGGTCGCCAAACGGTTAGCCGCGATGGTCTGGCGATCCAATTGACGTCGGCCGAGTTTCGGCTGCTTCGTTACTTCATGCTGCACCCAGAGCAGATCCTCTCGAAAAGCCACCTCTCCGAGCATCTCTATGACGGTGAAAGCGAGCGCGATTCAAATGTGATCGAAGTGCACGTCAATCATTTGCGCCGCAAGCTTGGCAAGACGGTCATCGAAACCCGGCGTGGCCAAGGCTATCTGTTTGGCGGGCAAGTGGCTTGA
- a CDS encoding methyl-accepting chemotaxis protein — MTTQLTGLVSEVSDQAQRSEQAMERQRHETDQVATAINEMSAAAQEVAKSAQGASVAAQQTDQEGQAAKRVVDGSIQQIHALVSDIRNSGSSLDSLQNDVTSIVGVLGVIRSIAEQTNLLALNAAIEAARAGEAGRGFAVVADEVRALASRTQQSTQEIQGMITRLQQGTHGAVEAMRRSSEAGDGTSAKANEAGASLDTIGQLIGTINAMNAQIASAAEEQTAVAEEINRSVHQIAVAVENVADETRHSANTSRQLADLNQRLGMLVGQFRI; from the coding sequence ATGACCACCCAACTGACCGGCCTGGTAAGTGAAGTTTCTGACCAGGCTCAACGCTCTGAACAGGCAATGGAGCGGCAACGGCACGAAACCGATCAGGTCGCCACGGCCATCAATGAAATGTCCGCTGCCGCGCAGGAAGTCGCCAAGAGCGCTCAAGGCGCCTCTGTTGCCGCGCAGCAGACCGACCAAGAGGGGCAGGCGGCCAAGCGAGTGGTTGATGGCAGCATCCAGCAGATCCACGCGCTGGTGAGCGACATTCGCAATAGTGGTTCCTCGCTGGACAGCCTGCAAAACGACGTCACGTCTATCGTGGGTGTGCTGGGGGTTATCCGCTCCATCGCCGAACAGACCAATCTGCTAGCCCTCAACGCCGCCATTGAAGCAGCGCGCGCAGGTGAGGCCGGTCGAGGTTTTGCGGTAGTCGCCGACGAAGTCCGCGCGCTGGCCAGTCGCACCCAACAGAGCACCCAGGAAATCCAGGGCATGATCACCCGCCTGCAACAAGGAACCCACGGCGCAGTGGAGGCCATGCGTCGTTCCAGCGAAGCTGGCGATGGCACTTCGGCCAAGGCCAACGAAGCCGGGGCGTCGCTGGACACCATCGGCCAGTTGATCGGCACGATTAACGCCATGAACGCGCAGATTGCCAGCGCCGCCGAAGAGCAAACTGCCGTTGCCGAGGAGATCAATCGCAGCGTGCATCAGATTGCGGTTGCGGTGGAAAACGTGGCCGATGAGACCCGCCACAGCGCCAACACGTCGCGGCAACTGGCGGACCTTAACCAGCGTCTCGGCATGCTGGTCGGACAGTTCCGCATCTGA
- a CDS encoding PepSY domain-containing protein produces MRANKRPYQYLGLIALSISALSNARDLNQDEALALRQRGIILPLEQFIGQALGRYPGSKLLEAELEEKHDVLIYEIELLTAEGVVRELKFDARDTRLLNDKEDD; encoded by the coding sequence ATGAGGGCAAATAAGCGTCCCTACCAGTATCTCGGGCTGATCGCGCTATCAATTTCAGCGCTGAGTAACGCCCGGGATCTTAATCAGGATGAGGCGCTTGCCCTGCGTCAACGGGGCATTATTCTGCCCCTTGAGCAATTTATCGGGCAGGCATTGGGACGCTATCCCGGATCCAAATTGCTAGAGGCCGAGCTTGAGGAAAAGCATGACGTGCTGATCTATGAGATCGAACTGCTAACGGCCGAAGGCGTGGTCCGCGAACTGAAGTTCGATGCGCGTGACACACGTTTGCTCAATGACAAGGAAGATGACTGA
- a CDS encoding aminopeptidase P family protein produces the protein MNMQSKTNGAVAERLTRARALMSREGIDAWLVPSADPHLSEYLPGYWQGRQWLSGFQGSVGTLIVTQAFAGLWVDSRYWEQATKELAGSGIELVKLQPGQSGPLEWLAEQAKQDSVIAVDGAVMAVAASRTLASNLYARGARLRTDLDPLIEIWRDRPALPAQAVYEHKAPQATVLRPEKLQRLRSAMSERGADWHFIATLDDIAWLFNVRGADVSYNPVFLSFALLGPDSVSLFVASDKVDSALRQTLASEGITLREYTQIGAALREVPVQARLLVDPARVTCGLLDYLDSEVTLVEGLNPTTLFKSQKTEADAQHIRQAMEQDGAALCEFFAWLDTALGHEPVSELTIDEKLSAARQRRPGYISPSFATIAGFNGNGAMPHYRATEAEHAQIEGDGLLLIDSGGQYLGGTTDITRMVPIGQPTAEQKRDCTRVLKGVIALSKAQFPRGILSPLLDAIARAPMWADGVNYGHGTGHGVGYFLNVHEGPQVIAYQAPATPQTAMLPGMITSIEPGTYRPGQWGVRIENLVINREAGKTEFGEFLSFETLTLCPIDTRCLEVGLLTQEERIWLNGYHHEVRTRLSPLLGGTELAWLEERTEEV, from the coding sequence ATGAATATGCAGTCGAAAACCAATGGAGCGGTTGCCGAACGCCTGACGCGGGCGCGGGCCTTGATGAGTCGCGAGGGCATTGATGCCTGGCTTGTGCCATCGGCCGATCCTCATTTGTCGGAGTACCTGCCGGGCTACTGGCAGGGCCGTCAATGGTTGTCGGGTTTTCAAGGGTCGGTGGGCACGCTGATCGTGACCCAGGCCTTCGCAGGTTTGTGGGTCGACAGCCGATACTGGGAACAAGCCACCAAAGAGCTGGCGGGCAGTGGCATCGAACTGGTCAAGTTGCAGCCGGGGCAGTCCGGCCCTCTTGAATGGCTCGCTGAGCAGGCCAAACAGGACTCGGTCATCGCAGTCGATGGTGCGGTGATGGCGGTAGCGGCCTCTCGTACGCTGGCGAGCAATCTATATGCACGTGGCGCACGTCTGCGTACGGACCTCGATCCCCTGATCGAAATCTGGCGCGACCGACCGGCATTACCTGCGCAAGCGGTTTATGAGCATAAAGCGCCTCAGGCCACGGTATTGCGCCCCGAGAAGCTTCAGCGGTTGCGTAGCGCGATGAGCGAACGAGGCGCTGACTGGCATTTCATTGCGACCCTGGACGATATCGCGTGGCTATTTAACGTGCGTGGCGCTGACGTTTCCTACAACCCGGTGTTCCTGTCGTTCGCGCTGCTCGGACCTGACAGCGTCAGCCTGTTCGTCGCGTCCGACAAAGTTGACTCCGCGCTGCGTCAGACGCTCGCAAGTGAAGGCATCACGTTGCGTGAGTACACCCAGATTGGCGCAGCATTGCGTGAAGTGCCGGTGCAGGCACGCTTGCTGGTGGACCCGGCTCGGGTGACCTGTGGGCTTCTCGATTACCTCGATAGTGAAGTGACGCTGGTTGAGGGGTTGAACCCGACGACGCTCTTCAAATCACAAAAAACCGAGGCGGACGCCCAGCATATTCGTCAGGCGATGGAGCAGGACGGTGCGGCGCTCTGCGAGTTCTTCGCGTGGCTCGACACTGCGCTGGGTCATGAGCCTGTGAGTGAGTTGACGATTGATGAAAAACTCAGCGCCGCTCGCCAACGCCGTCCGGGGTACATCTCCCCCAGTTTTGCTACGATTGCAGGCTTCAACGGCAATGGCGCCATGCCGCACTACCGCGCTACAGAGGCAGAGCACGCGCAGATCGAAGGCGACGGTCTGTTACTGATCGATTCGGGCGGACAGTACCTGGGTGGTACCACCGATATCACGCGTATGGTGCCGATCGGTCAGCCCACCGCTGAGCAAAAGCGCGATTGCACACGCGTGCTCAAAGGTGTGATTGCCCTGTCCAAAGCCCAGTTTCCGCGTGGAATTCTCTCGCCATTGCTTGATGCTATCGCCCGCGCACCGATGTGGGCCGATGGCGTCAACTATGGTCATGGCACCGGTCACGGCGTCGGCTACTTTTTGAATGTGCATGAAGGCCCGCAGGTTATCGCCTACCAGGCGCCGGCGACCCCTCAAACAGCGATGCTGCCAGGGATGATCACCTCGATAGAGCCGGGAACTTACCGTCCGGGGCAGTGGGGCGTGCGAATCGAGAATCTGGTGATCAACCGCGAAGCTGGCAAAACCGAGTTTGGCGAGTTTCTGTCATTTGAAACGTTGACGCTGTGCCCCATAGACACGCGATGCCTTGAGGTCGGTCTGCTCACGCAGGAGGAGCGGATCTGGCTAAACGGCTATCACCATGAGGTGCGTACGCGCTTGAGTCCGCTGCTTGGAGGGACTGAGCTGGCGTGGCTCGAGGAGCGGACCGAAGAGGTCTAG
- a CDS encoding GNAT family N-acetyltransferase, translating into MPAYADQNSAVVLCAASNNDLEDLVAIRIEAMRESLERLGRFNPNRARERFLGTFEATSTRRIEVSGYLVGFVVIRDHQNELLLDHLYVIPSAQGAGIGSQVLTQIFREADEIGRPIKVGALKESASNRFYTRHGFVFVESGEFDNYYVRANGNAVNLGD; encoded by the coding sequence ATGCCAGCCTACGCTGATCAAAACTCCGCTGTCGTTTTATGCGCAGCTTCCAATAACGACCTGGAAGATCTGGTAGCCATCAGGATTGAGGCCATGCGCGAGAGCCTTGAACGGCTTGGACGATTTAATCCAAATCGTGCACGCGAACGATTTCTTGGTACTTTCGAGGCTACCAGCACACGCCGTATAGAGGTATCAGGTTATCTGGTCGGATTTGTCGTTATCAGAGACCATCAGAACGAGCTTCTGCTTGATCACTTGTATGTCATACCCAGTGCTCAGGGAGCTGGAATAGGCTCTCAAGTTCTTACTCAGATTTTCAGAGAGGCTGATGAGATCGGGCGTCCGATTAAGGTTGGTGCTCTTAAGGAAAGCGCTTCAAATCGTTTTTACACTCGCCATGGATTCGTGTTCGTCGAAAGCGGTGAATTTGATAATTATTATGTCCGGGCTAACGGCAATGCCGTTAATTTGGGCGACTAG
- a CDS encoding AI-2E family transporter, producing MNETTLQYKTLMLLLVLVTIAFIWIMLPFYGAVFWAVILGIIFAPLQRRLLAKFGWKRNTASLCTLLICLVIAILPVIIISALMVQEGAALYKGVESGQYDVAKYLAEFKVLLPSPVQHLMDRMGMGDFEGLRDKVAKGALQGSQYLATQAFSFGQGTFDFVVSFFIMLYLLFFFLRDGQELVRKIRVAFPLAEPQKRRLQLKFNRVVRATVKGNVVVAITQGALGGLIFWILDIPSALLWAVLMAFLSLLPAVGAGIVWAPVAAYFLLSGMIWQGVVLGLFGVFVIGLVDNVLRPILVGKDTRMPDYLILMSTLGGMAVFGLNGFVIGPMIAALFMSTWGLFTSAKKPPRLPG from the coding sequence ATGAACGAAACCACGCTTCAATACAAAACACTGATGCTGCTGTTGGTGCTGGTCACCATCGCTTTTATCTGGATCATGCTGCCGTTTTACGGAGCAGTTTTTTGGGCGGTAATCCTCGGGATCATCTTTGCGCCGTTGCAACGCCGTTTATTGGCGAAGTTTGGCTGGAAAAGAAACACCGCTTCGTTGTGCACGCTGCTTATCTGTCTGGTGATTGCGATCCTGCCAGTGATCATCATCAGTGCCTTGATGGTTCAAGAGGGTGCCGCGCTCTACAAAGGTGTCGAAAGCGGGCAGTACGATGTCGCTAAATACCTGGCCGAGTTCAAGGTACTGCTTCCATCGCCGGTGCAGCATTTGATGGACCGCATGGGCATGGGGGACTTTGAAGGCCTGCGCGACAAAGTGGCCAAGGGCGCGTTGCAAGGCAGTCAGTACCTTGCTACTCAGGCTTTCAGCTTTGGGCAGGGGACATTCGATTTTGTGGTCAGCTTCTTCATCATGCTGTACCTGCTGTTCTTCTTTCTGCGAGACGGGCAGGAGCTGGTGCGCAAGATCCGGGTGGCGTTTCCCTTGGCCGAGCCGCAAAAACGTCGGCTGCAACTCAAGTTCAACCGCGTGGTGCGGGCGACCGTGAAGGGCAACGTGGTGGTCGCAATCACTCAGGGTGCATTGGGTGGTTTGATCTTCTGGATTCTGGACATTCCCAGTGCGTTACTGTGGGCAGTGTTGATGGCCTTTCTGTCGCTGTTACCGGCGGTGGGGGCGGGCATCGTCTGGGCTCCGGTGGCCGCGTATTTCCTGCTGAGCGGGATGATCTGGCAAGGCGTAGTGCTGGGTCTGTTCGGCGTGTTCGTGATCGGTCTGGTGGATAACGTCCTGCGTCCGATCCTGGTGGGCAAAGACACGCGGATGCCCGATTACCTGATTCTGATGTCCACATTGGGCGGGATGGCGGTGTTTGGGCTGAACGGATTTGTCATCGGTCCGATGATTGCCGCCTTGTTCATGTCGACCTGGGGTTTGTTTACCAGTGCCAAGAAGCCCCCTCGGTTGCCGGGGTAG
- a CDS encoding DegT/DnrJ/EryC1/StrS family aminotransferase, protein MINVTKTYLGDIDKFKGYVEGIYSRGWLTNHGPLVLELEARLREYLGVKHVILTNNGTLALQVAYRALGLSGSAVTTPFSFVATSSSLQWEGIRPIFADIDADTWNISPDHIESRIVSDTTAIVGTHVFGNPCAVERIEAIAHKHNLKVVYDGAHAFAVRHAGKSVLNWGDISTLSFHATKLFHTIEGGAIITNDDETARRAHLLCNFGITGVDKIEGLGINAKLNEFSAAMGLCILDDIQNILQERAEMSAYYVSRLSDYVDLQRAEADSELNNSYFPIGLADEQQLLRVRAALNTNGINPRRYFYPSLDTLEYLQPQAAQTASRALSERVLCLPIYPGLKREDQDRVINTIIAECSLGQAHYQVPTLAQVI, encoded by the coding sequence ATGATTAACGTAACCAAGACCTATCTAGGCGATATCGACAAGTTCAAGGGCTATGTGGAAGGCATCTATTCACGTGGCTGGCTGACCAATCACGGTCCGCTGGTGCTCGAGCTTGAAGCGCGGCTGCGCGAATACCTGGGCGTCAAGCACGTCATTCTCACCAACAACGGAACCCTCGCCCTACAAGTTGCGTATCGCGCACTGGGGCTGAGCGGCAGCGCCGTGACCACGCCCTTCAGCTTTGTGGCCACCAGCAGCTCGTTGCAGTGGGAAGGCATCCGCCCGATCTTCGCCGACATCGACGCAGACACCTGGAACATCTCCCCCGACCATATAGAAAGCCGGATCGTCTCCGACACCACCGCCATCGTCGGCACTCACGTGTTCGGCAACCCTTGCGCGGTTGAGCGCATTGAAGCCATTGCCCACAAACACAACCTGAAAGTGGTGTACGACGGCGCCCATGCATTCGCGGTGCGCCACGCTGGCAAATCAGTGCTGAACTGGGGAGACATCAGCACCTTGAGTTTCCACGCCACCAAGCTGTTTCACACCATTGAGGGCGGTGCGATCATCACCAACGACGATGAAACAGCACGCCGTGCCCACTTGCTTTGCAACTTCGGCATCACGGGTGTGGACAAGATCGAAGGGCTTGGCATCAACGCCAAACTCAACGAGTTCTCGGCCGCGATGGGTCTGTGCATTCTGGACGACATCCAGAATATCCTCCAGGAGCGCGCTGAAATGTCCGCGTACTACGTCAGCCGGCTCAGCGACTACGTTGACCTGCAACGCGCTGAAGCCGACAGCGAACTCAATAACAGCTATTTCCCGATCGGGCTGGCTGATGAGCAGCAGTTATTGCGTGTGCGTGCGGCGCTGAACACCAACGGCATCAACCCCCGCCGCTACTTTTATCCCTCGCTCGATACCCTTGAATACCTGCAGCCACAGGCCGCACAGACCGCTTCGCGCGCACTCAGCGAACGCGTGCTGTGCCTGCCGATCTACCCAGGCCTGAAACGCGAAGATCAGGACCGCGTGATCAACACGATCATCGCCGAATGCAGCCTGGGCCAAGCGCACTACCAGGTGCCCACACTCGCTCAGGTCATCTGA
- a CDS encoding transposase domain-containing protein, with protein MSLIQSARRNGHDPYTYFKDVLTHLPRQRANEITDLLPHRWMPI; from the coding sequence ATGAGTTTGATCCAGTCTGCGCGGCGGAATGGTCATGATCCATACACGTATTTTAAGGATGTTCTCACGCACCTGCCGAGGCAGCGGGCGAATGAGATTACCGACCTACTGCCGCACAGGTGGATGCCAATCTAA
- a CDS encoding sensor histidine kinase encodes MRSIQARLSLGLISVLLIVGLVLAQTSLWLFELGLQRYLESGLRNDSELLLVALVKGPNGLQLDEHRLSPGYQRPYSGHYFRIDFEDGHWRSRSLWDLELPQPDEDGLYANLKLEKSAQSLLLLHKDYRKFGQQISITVAQDYSPVKASFQRVQQIGLGLGLAALVLILILQRVTVRRALRPLDKAREQLLQLQQGQRSQLDTQVPLELEPLVAQINHLLAHTEDSLKRSRNALGNLGHALKTPLAVLISVAEGRRHDVPEPVRQTLREQLQQIQHRLERELNRARLSGDALPGSHFDCDSELPGLFSTLQMIHGEHLELHNEVAPGLTLPWDREDVLELLGNLLDNACKWADSTVSLDIRHQDQRYLLLINDDGPGIPEVRRNEVLGRGNRLDEQVDGHGLGLGIVKDIVASWGGDLQLADSPSGGLQIRIELPDRNIPDA; translated from the coding sequence TTGAGATCAATCCAGGCGCGACTCAGTCTCGGCTTGATCAGTGTCTTGCTGATTGTCGGTCTTGTGCTTGCACAGACCAGCCTGTGGTTGTTTGAGCTGGGTCTGCAGCGCTATCTCGAATCCGGTTTGCGAAACGACAGCGAATTGCTTCTTGTGGCGCTGGTGAAAGGACCGAATGGCTTGCAGTTAGATGAGCATCGCCTGTCACCTGGTTATCAGCGCCCGTACTCAGGGCATTATTTTCGTATCGATTTTGAGGACGGCCACTGGCGCTCTCGTTCGTTGTGGGACCTTGAGTTGCCGCAGCCAGACGAGGACGGACTTTATGCCAACCTGAAACTCGAAAAAAGTGCCCAATCCTTGCTGTTGCTGCACAAGGACTACCGCAAGTTCGGCCAGCAGATATCCATCACCGTTGCTCAGGATTACAGCCCGGTGAAAGCCAGCTTTCAGCGCGTTCAGCAAATCGGCCTCGGGCTAGGGCTCGCTGCACTGGTGCTGATCCTGATCCTGCAGCGCGTGACGGTCAGAAGGGCGCTTCGCCCGCTGGACAAAGCCCGAGAGCAATTGCTGCAACTGCAACAGGGCCAGCGTTCCCAGCTCGATACTCAGGTGCCGCTTGAACTTGAGCCGTTGGTGGCGCAGATCAACCACCTGTTGGCCCACACCGAAGACAGCCTCAAGCGCTCGCGCAACGCATTGGGCAACCTCGGACACGCCTTGAAAACGCCTTTGGCGGTATTGATCAGTGTGGCTGAAGGCAGACGTCATGACGTACCTGAGCCCGTGCGACAAACGCTGCGTGAGCAATTACAGCAAATCCAGCACCGTCTGGAGCGTGAGCTCAATCGCGCACGGCTGTCGGGCGACGCTTTGCCGGGCAGCCATTTTGATTGCGATAGCGAGCTGCCTGGCCTGTTTTCGACGCTGCAGATGATTCACGGTGAACACCTTGAATTGCACAACGAGGTAGCCCCAGGGCTGACGCTGCCTTGGGATCGGGAGGACGTCCTGGAGTTGCTCGGCAATTTGCTCGACAACGCCTGTAAATGGGCTGACAGCACCGTCAGCCTGGACATCAGGCATCAAGATCAACGTTACCTGCTGTTGATCAACGACGATGGCCCTGGCATCCCTGAAGTGCGCCGCAATGAGGTGCTGGGTCGTGGGAATCGGCTTGACGAGCAGGTCGACGGACATGGCCTTGGCCTTGGCATCGTTAAAGACATCGTCGCGTCCTGGGGCGGAGATCTGCAATTGGCCGACAGCCCATCGGGTGGTTTGCAAATTCGTATCGAGCTGCCAGACCGTAATATTCCCGACGCCTGA